The DNA sequence TTTAATAAAAACAGTCTTATCGCAAATTTGAAATTGGGTTGTATTTTGCTATAAAATGAGCGAGTTAGCAAGGAAGTGTATTATTTAATCCGAAGATATTTTGGAAGGTGTAGGAATTGATCGCGTTGTTTACAGTGATATGGAATATTACTGTAATGAACATGCATAGGAAAACGAAGCTTACACTGTATCATCGAGAAGAGATATGGCGGTTACATCATCAAGAGAAAGTCACGGTAACGGATCTGGCTAAGCGTTTTATGGTCAGCAGGTCTACGATTTATGCTGTATTAAGGCGTGCTCGGTTGCAATTATTTTTGCCGATGTCCGCACGAATGAGCGTTATAAAACGATCAAATATGGCAT is a window from the Commensalibacter nepenthis genome containing:
- a CDS encoding helix-turn-helix domain-containing protein codes for the protein MHRKTKLTLYHREEIWRLHHQEKVTVTDLAKRFMVSRSTIYAVLRRARLQLFLPMSARMSVIKRSNMALNALLRLKKHLRTTSDGKPKNITNLILGRWCMSRLNSKLGSIFL